The DNA region AACGAGGAGCTCAGAAAAATCCGGTGACATGGCCAACAGTGGGTAGGTGTGGGCTCCTCAGAAAGAGGGCATTCATTATCTTTGCTTTAGTTACATAAACCATTTTAGTGGCTCTCGAGTTACGTCTCTAAAGACTGACTAGAAACCTTTCATTCATCCCTTTgccttgttgttgttgctaagtGAAGTTACAGGATGCTTCAGAGATGCCCTCGGTGAGATTATACTGTGATGAGGGGAAACCAGGGGCTGCTGGAGTGACAAAGGGGTGGAGTCCGGAGCTGCAGGTTTGCTGTTGGGGACGAAGCTGGCCTTCAGCAGTTGCTATGCTAGATCCCTGCGGGAGGGGCccctcccagtttcctgcccttgTAATTTTCCCTGTCTTTGTATCCTGCCTTAATCCTATCACAGTGAGATCTGTGAAAGCAGTTTCACCCCAAGTGGGAATATTATTGGAATTTACTTTTTTGTAGGTGGTGACAGTGGACTGGATGGGTTAGGAGGGCCCAATATACAACTAGGAAGCCCAGATAAGAAAAAACGCAAGGCCAGCACACAGGTGagttgacattttttaaaagttatttttatttttgagatctagtgttttgttgtttgtttgttttaaagcaagtgtgtgtgtgtgtgtgtgtgtgtgtgtgtgtgcgcgcgcgcgcgtgcgtatAGGTACCCCAGGAGGCCTGAAGTTACAGGCAGGCAGCCGTGAGCCACCTGaaatgtgtgctgggaactgaactcaagtcctggaagagcagtgctcttaagccctgagctgcctctccagccctgatgtTTTCCTCAGTAACAATTTTCGCTTGGGGTGATCAGGGAGATATGTGAGGAACGTTATTTGGCCATTGTTTGCTTCCTGCCTGCTTCAGAGCCTGACAGAGTGTTCCACACTCAGCGTGCTGTTTGCTCGTCTAGCCTGCAGTTCTGTCGAAAGGTTTTTAGATGGTTTTAACTTGAAGTAATTGTTCTGTCATTGTGGCAACCGATATTGTATGGATGTCATGAAGTAATTGTAGTGGAAGTCTTCGTTGTAACGTGTGGTTATAATAAACACACGcaggcatttatttttttatgtttatttgtgtatttatgtgtatgtgtatgagtgcctgcatgcatgtctgtatatcatgtgcatgcagtgcccatggaggccagaagggggcgttgAATCACCTAGAActggttacagatggttgtgagcgcttgtgggtgctgggaagtaaaCGCCAGCCTCTGCCAGGGCAGCAAGTGCTGTTCCCAGGGACCATCTCTCCATGGTTTTATTTGGTATAAACTGGAGCACTCTTCAGCTGAAAAGGAGTATGAGTTACTTTGATAGGAATCTAAATtatgttttgtttccattttggcCACTGTCTGTTAAATCTGAATTGTAACCATTAAGATGTATAGAGATTAGGGCTTTGAGATTGCTTTAATTATGGCtcttttgacacacacacacacacacacacacacacacacacacttggagcTTGTTTATCATTGTCTAGCTTTATGACTATTTGGAGTATAAAAAAGTTTCGATTGGAGTACTTCAGTGTTTCAAGATCGAGAGTGGAGCTGCAGGCAAGCACACATACCAGAAAGTTGTGGCGGGCCtctaaaaatgatttatttatttttattttatgagtatgagtgACGGTCTGCATATATCTCTGAAtactacatgcatgcctggtaacCATGGAgaccaaaagaaggcatcagatccccaggatctggagctacagacagttgtgagccaccgcaTGGGTGCTGGAACTGGACCCTAGGTcctgaggagcagccagtgcccttcaCTGCTGAGCAACTCTCTTGCCCAATGATGGGCTTCTTTAGAGAGTTAAGCAAAGTTTGAACTAGCGACAGCAAGTTTGGGCTAGAAAAGAGGGCCTCGTCGCCACTCACAAGTGAGAAAAGCGTGTTTTATACGGTGGGCGTGTGCCTCTATGTGCCAGTGCTGGTGGAGGCctgaagaaggtgtcagatcgcCAGGAACTGGACTCATAGATGGCTGTGCTCCATGTGCCGGGCACCAAACTttggtcctctgggaaagcagtaagtgctcctgaccactgagctatctctgcagcTCCGTATATTTCTATCAGGTATAATTAACTATAGACATCAGGAAGGGCAGTGGAAGGGACTAAATTTGCTTCAGGActgtttgtttttccctttctgtcctctctgcAGGGAGCTTCCTTTCCTCCGTTGTCTGAGTACGCACCACCGCCAAATCCAAACGCCGACCACCTCGTGGCTGCCAATCCCTTCGATGACAGCTACAACACGATTTCCTATAAGCCACTGCCTTCATCCAACCCTTATCTTAGCCCTGGGTATCCTGGATTTGGAGGCTACAGCACGTTCAGAATGCCACCCCACGTCCCTCCAAGAATGTCTTCTCCCTACTGTGGTCCCTACGCACTCAGGAATCAGCCACATCCATTTCCTCAGAATCctctgggcatgggctttaacCGGCCTCATGCTTTTAACTTTGGGCCACATGATAACTCGAATTTTGGAAACCCACCTTATAATAACGTACTGACACAGGACATTAACATGCCCAGTCAGCATTTTAGACAAGGCTCTGCTGAAAACTTTAGTCAGATTCCCCCGCAGAATGTTGGCCAAGTATCTAACCCTGACCTGGCATCTAATTTTGCCCCTGGAAATAATTCAAATTTTAACTCTCCCTTAGAATCGAATCACTCGTTTATTCCACCCCCAAATTCGTTTGGTCAAGCAAAAGCTCCACTCCCCAAACAAGACTTTACGCAAGGGGCAGCCAAAACCACGAATCAGAATTCTTCCACTCACCCACCTCATTTAAATATGGAGGATCCAGTCAATCAGAGTAATGTCGAGTTAAAAAATGTCAACAGAAACAACGTCGTTCAAGAGAACAGCCGTTCGGGCAGCGCGGAGCCCACCAACAACCACGCGAATGGGACCCAGAACAAGCCCCGGCAGCCCAGGGGCACGGCTGACCTGTGCACCACTGACAAAAGCCGCAAGTTCTCCCTGCACCCCAGCCGGCACGGCCATTCATCTTCTGACCCTGTGTACCCGTGTGGGATTTGTACAAATGAAGTAAACGACGATCAGGATGCCATTCTGTGTGAGGCCTCTTGTCAGAAGTGGTTTCATCGCATCTGCACCGGAATGACCGAAACAGCCTATGGGCTGTTGACAGCTGAAGCATCCGCAGTGTGGGGTTGTGACACGTGCATGGCTGACAAGGATGTCCAGCTAATGCGCACtagagaggcctttggtccacCTGCCGTGGGCAGCGATGCCTAAGCATGGTTGTCAGCTAATGTGGGTTCATTTTTTCCCTGTAGAACAGAGATTTGGTGACATGGGAGTTTAATGtttgacattatttttttaaatgcacacaaaaatattacattttagtTCTTACTAACATAATgcttcattttattgttttttgttgtctTAAAATGAGATTAATGTGGGGGGTTGCTGTAGAGACAtctataaataaatgttcattgtTATTTATCATAAACATAAAGCCTCTTGAAGcttcaaaataatatataacaaaAGTAGGCAGGTTGTAACTTTGAAAAGTTAGAGTCATTGAAAAATGTTTATCTCAGTGCTAAACTTTGACTATGTGGACATACATAGTTGGTTCAAGAGTAGATCAATTTAACATGTTCTCTGAATACAGTCTGTGTGGGGATAACGTAGGGGGATGTGGATCTTTAatggatttaattttttttttactttattgttaGAATTTGACACCTGGTTCTTCCTCTGCTAGGGTCTTTGAAATATGTGAATTTCATTGTTCAAGCCagtctttccaggatatttatgtAGCTATGAGACACACTGGTGGTATAGTCTATTCCAAGTAGCATCTGCTAGTTGACGGGTGGGTCGTGCCATGTACAATTGCTGTTATCAGCTCGCCGGTTTTAGTAAAGTTGGCATAACATGGTTTCCACGGATGTTGTTTAGAATTGTGCTGGCATTATGCTCtcagtttttaaattattcttgtTTCTGTTAATGCTCTCCACACAATAATGCAGTGTCTTTAAAACTGTGGACACCTTCTTCCACATGCTTCTGAACTGGGACAGAAGTGGCAGTGTGGTCTTACAGGGCTCCGCTGCTCTGAGTACTAAGCACTGGTGGTTGGAAGAATGTTCTGGAGATCTGAATCTGTAAGATGAGCCTCGGGGAAGTTCAAAATCCATTTCAAGTAAAGGTCGGTGACCAGCCAAGGCCAGATCTTGCTTGGGGCTGTGCTTCAGGCTCGGTGGCTTCTGCTGTCACTGGGGACAGTGTGAGAAGGCACCTGAGAGGAACTTACCTCCGGGTATTTTAGTAGACGATCCTAACCTGTGACTTTCTAAACAAAGGGTGTGTATGACAGCAGGTAGCAATTTAGACAATGGTAGGGCATTGATGACTGTCCCAAAGAATGCTTTGATATTACCAGTGTGACCATAAAACGTTCTGAATGTGGGACTGGCAGCCTGGCACTGTATACAAGAGCCCCTGCTACTCTTGCAAGAggtcctggattcagttcccagaacccacagtagtcaacttacaaccacctgtaccttcagttccagggaacgatgccctcttctggcctttataggtACTGCACACAGAAAACATCTTAAACCGTAATAAAGAGATTAAAATTCAAAAGCTCTGAATACTATGCTGCTCTTAAAGAGGATAATTATTACAGTaactgggagggaaggagggtggaGACAGCAGCCACAAACTTAAGGCATGTGAAGAGTTTgacttaagggctggagagacggctcagcagttaagggaaCTAGCCGACTCTTCtgaaggaccagagtttgattcccaacacccttgtggcagctcacaaccatccataactccagttccagaagatcccaTACCATCTTCCGACCTCCTTGTGTGTGACACaggcatacgtgcaggcaaaacatccattcacttaagaataaatgaaaagaaattttgACTTAAAAATCTTTGTTAATGAACAGAAACCACACTTTGACACGGTAGGACCATACCTTGCACAGGTCATGGGTCTCGGCACACTGAAGCTCGGTTAACATGAGCCATGGCTTTGTCATTCTCCCTTAGCCCTAGGCCATTATGTAATGGAAGGATTTTTATCATTTGGGCCTGTTTTCTAGAAAGTATCAGTATCTATAATTCAGACAGGACTAGATCGGTAGGTATGCATGGCAAAGGCCtttgtagtctttttttttttttttttttttttttggttcttttttttttttttttcggagctggggaccgaacccagggccttgcgcttcctaggtaagcgctctaccactgagctaaatccccagccctgggccTGTTTTCTAAGAAACAGCATGCTCCAGTTAAGAAGTAgtaactaggggctggggatttagctcagtggtagagcgcttacctaggaagcgcaaggccctgggttcggtccccagctccaaaaaaaaaaaaaaaaaaaaaagtagtaactGTTTGAATAGTTTACACAGTTGACAAGATGATGAATTGTGTGAATATTAGACCTCTAATACCCTGTTGGTAGAAAACAGTATTTCTGATGTAGATTATTATTGacttacacttttaaaaaatacatagtgCTTTGGAGTGGGGGAAAATACAGTGCTTGAATTTTGACATAATAGCTTCATGCAGTACAAGGTAATGCAAGGTTTTCTCCACCTTCCCTGGACTGGCTAGGCCTGGGTGGTCATGGAATACATATTGTCATGGTTTGAGGAAATGAAGTGACAGTGAACTCCGTAACTAACGTCTCTTCAGGTGCAGACTTGAGCAGTTGCAGGAAGCCCCACAAGGTGGGGGATACCTGCCATGTGATGGTGTTCAGTGTGACCCCTTATTCTCAGGCTGTCATGCCTGTTAGAGCTAAATTCCTAAATGTTTAAAGATATggttatgtttttcttgaaattcttttGAGTGCTGACTTTTTAAAGATAcatcttggtttgtttgtttgttttgctatatagttattttatttgtagacattagatttttttcttttctctcattgaatattttttctcCAGCTCCCTATGTatcttgtttttaattatatgtatctGCATGTGGGTATCCATAGAGGCCAGGGGAGGGTAGCAGATCTCCTGCTGGAGTGAACAGGCAGTCGTAAGCAGCCTGTGGTGGGTACTGAGAAACAAGCtctggtcctcagcaagagcagtacACACGCTTACCCCCTAAGCCTTCTCTAGCCACTGAGTCCTGACTTAGGGGGATTACGTGTGCTCACTCCTAGCATTAGGTCCTGGCTCGGTGACCTGAAAGGAACAAGATGGCTGGTACTCTCAGGAGTTAACGCTTCACTGTGGTAGTATTGATTTGGTTGTTGTTAAAATGGGTTATGCAGTTCAATAAGCCTTTTATTGCTGATGGCTTTAGTGGTCAGCTGTCTTTGTGAAGAAATGACCTCTAGGGACATAtgatttatttcactttatttctaaggtgctgttttaaaaaatgcagaTGAATTTCAAGTGTTTTACGTTTACCAAACACCATAGTAAGACTCTGTAAATATCAGAAGAACCAgctgatacacacctttaattccagcatccagaagacagaggcaggtggatctctgagttccagcaTAGccaggctccacagagaaaccctgtcttgaaaaacagaaacagaaaagaaaaaccactggaggcagagacagggggatctctaGGAGtttcaggatagtcagggctacagagtgagaccctaactttacccaaaaaaaaaagaaagaaaggaaaagaaaaaggaaagtctTACATTTATTTCAGCCATGAGTCATGGCCAAGCTTCAGAAATCATAGCTGATGAGTATCTTCacatttgaattaattttcttaCTAGTTAACACATTTGTCTTTACAAAATACTGTCAGAAATATGAGCTATATATAGATACATTTGGCGATGAAAGGATGAATTATGAGTATAGCCAGAAAATTGGTCTCATTTTACACAAAGATGTCTGTTACACAGCTTGACATGACTTTCTTAGGAAATGGGATAAAAAGCTCCAAACTTCAAAAATGTATCAGAGGTGAGGAGAGGTATGGGCAGAATTGTGTCTTTTCTGGTCTGATCCTTTTCCTTCACTATGAGGCCTCCCCTCCTACACATGCCTCTCACTTCTGCATCTTAAGTTGTGCTGAAGTTGAACCCAGGCAGGTCAGTGTGTATACCTGGGCTCACTCCACAAAGCCAGTCCCGGATGAGGTTGTAAAGCATCAGTCCCTGGACTGAGATACGGCCCAGCTCTGAAGAGCACTTACTACGCTAGAGAACCCagcttctgttcccagcacccatgtgcgACTCCAGGCCTGgcggatctgataccctcttttgaGCTACTATGTGGGAGCTGGGATTTGAAGCTGTATCCTCCaggagagaattttttttttaaattaagttcccaactggttctttttttttttaaggtttatttatttattatatacattgtagctatctcagacacaccagaagagggcatcagatcttattacagatggttgtgagtcaccatgtggttgctgggatttgaactcaggacctttggaagagcagtcgctgctcttaaccactgagccatctctccagcccccgaagccagtgctcttaacccctgagccgtcTCTTCATTGGTGGGTGTGAAATTTGAAACATGGAGCAtgtgcgcgcgtacacacacacacacacacacacacacacacacacacactagttattttctgaggaatttccttGCTTGTTCATAGAGGGTTTCTGGTCCACATGCCTCAGATATTCCAGGACACACAGATACTGCAGCAGCTTAgcttagctaatcacagaaaatgtATCTGTCTTCAAATAGAGTGCTTAGAATTAGATCTGTGATTCATATCTTCTCGCTGGAGCAATGCTGCTCTTGTGGTTCTTGCTACCCAAGTTAGAAGGTTACACACAGGGATCCAGGGTTTCCCGCACTGGTGTTTTATTCTATGTAAGTAAGTAGAATATAATGACAGCCAGGTTctgagttttgctttttttgttgttgttgtttggggttttttggtttggttttagtttggtttgtttttcagaCATCCAGTTCTCCCTAGTGATAGGAAAAACTCTTAATGATATTGGTCATCATGCAATCTGATGACTTACCAtcataaaaatatcaaacaactTCATCTAGTCGTCTTTCGAACTTAATTTGTTTTGAACAAATTGGCATGCCAGCATTTCTCCCACAGCCGGGCTATAGAACATTAAGCAGACACAGGAGCAGGTTTTAAGGGGGTTCTGAGTGTGCAGAACTTTGCTTTTGTAGTGTAGAGAGGTTTTGTATGCATGTACAATTGTGCTGTTTTATGCTTTCCTAATTTAAAACGTTGAAAATCTACCAGACCCACAGAGCTCATTTGTAAATAATGGTCGGGAAGTCAGATTGAGAGGGTTAGAGTCTTAGGGAGGGAAGCCTGTGAAGGTTAAAACTCTCCTAAATGACACATTAGTGTAAGAGAGACAGTAGCGGTGGCCTTTCGTGCTCCTGATGTGGTTAGGAATGACACGTTCACTGGGCATGCCCTCTTACCATCTGCTGTAGAAGGGAGTTTGTCTTTTTTCCTCCAGGATGCTCCAACTTCCCCAGCTTTCCTCTGATCAGAAGTTGCTTTGTGAGCTTAAATGTGACTTGgttagtagagcgcttgcctagcatacatgaaatccaggttccatccccaggaccacAAAAACTGGTCCATGGTGGTTGGTACCCACCTGAAATGCCAGCACTTGGCAGaatgaagcaagaggatcagaaacccaaggtcatcctcagctacgtagcaactttgaggctagcctaggctacatgagactgtctcaaaaaggagggcaggggagaaagaatgaaaagtaATGACTTTGTCCTGTGGTGTGGGGCGTCTAGGTTTTAAGAGAAGAGCATTTTCTGCTGGGGTACAAACAGAGATAGTTGTGGCATTACATTACCTTTCTCAAAGTCTTCGGAATCTTTAACACCTAACATTTCCAACAATATGGCCACATCCCAGGCCCCACAGGAAGCAGTAGTTTTTGCAAACCAGCAGCCCTGTTTTTGGACTACTTCCTTCAGACTGTCTGGACTTTTCACAGCTTTTCTGAACCCCGAGGTTCCCAAACGTGAGTAcccttctcttgctctctcctcagGAGAGCAGTGTAAGATCACATCGGCATTTACTGACTCTTGGTGGTTCTGTGATGGGAGTTTGGAGGTACTGGAGCCCAGAGGCTAGGAAGAGCCCTCTCGTCTCCCAGGTCAGATGGTCAAAGAGAGATGGAAGGAGGAGGTCGTGTATAAGCCAGAACCTCAACACATGGATACTTGCCTTGTTTATTTCAAAGCTCAATAAAAACCATGGGTGGGAAACCTGGCCTGTGTCAGTCTTACCAATAACACCTTACTTGCAGTTATATCAAACAGTTCTCCAAGTACCTGTACCTTTCTTGTTCTGTGGACATGTAGGTGATATTGCCTGTTAgttaaaatgttatcttttatatAAAAAAGAGTCCTGCTTCTTATCATGATGTATGTGACTTGAACAGTTGTTTCATATTAAAACTATCTCTTCCCCATGTCCTGTTGTTATATGCCTCTTCTGGGGATACCAGTTCAGTACTTTTATACAAACCCAAGTGTGTTCCACATTGGTGACAATGTATTTTGGCAGTAGGTTGTCCTTTTGTTCTTAGTGTGTGTCTTAAGTCATACATGCACCAGTGCTGTGGTCTGTGGCAAAATTACTGTAATTCAAATTGGAAAATAAAACGTTTCCAGACTTTGTCCAACCTTTATTCCTATGACATAGGAAATGACTTTGTAATTCTAATGATTTTGTCTGCTGGTACGTTTTACAATATTCTATAAAGCAACCGAAACATCAGTATTTATGAACCCATAAATAAAGGCTCTGATGTCTTTGaggatcaaaatttggtgtttgTAGCTCATGGCATTCATAATACATAAATACACCTAGAAGTAGTGTAATTaattaatcccagtgctcagaaccTGAGCTGGGAGGTTCTGAAGTTCGAGATCACCCCAGGCTACCTAGCAAGACTAACGTCTCAAGAAAAGAGTCCATCTACCTGCAGGTATGATTTCTGAGGCATTCTCTCAGCTGAAACATGCAGGACTCCTAACTGAAGGCAATATTCACTGTACTATAAGCAAAATAGTGGCACCAAACCTTATTAATAAAGAATTTGCTGAGATAAGACAATTGCTAAGATAATAAAGTGCCTCTCACTTATTTAGAATTTGTGACCGTGTACAAGGACATGGATATTATTTACTTTGTATATCAAATGATAGGTTTGATGTTGAAAGTCatgatcggggttggggatttagctcagtggtagagcgcttgcctaggaagcgcaaggccctgggttcggtccccagctccgaaaaaaaaaaagaaccaaaaaaaaaagaaagtcatgatcatgattttaaaaatatttaactaatgaagcacattttcatcttttatttttgaggttatttatttaagaatacTACTTGTAAAGTATTCTTTGTTGGGATTGGAGGAATGGTTCAGCCCttgagagtgcttgctgctctgtcAGGGAaatcaagttcagttcccagcagccaagTCAAGTGTCTcacaacacctgtaactccagttcaagaggatccaaaaccctcttctgccctctaaGGACAtctgcgtgcgcgcgcgcgtgcacacacacacacacacacacacacacacacacacagagagagagagagagagaaagagagagagagagagagagagagagagagagagagagagagagagaggataaatatttttaaagtatcatAAGTACTCAAAGGAATTGTAATCAATGATATTTGGTCATTGCAAATTTGCATATTTGAAATTATATgcttaaagtaaaaacaaatgctGGTGTGTGCTTAAGTTGCATATCTTCCTAAAACTTTCCAATTTAGACTTTACTGGTCACAACTGCTCTGACTTAGAATTTTCTACGCCACTGAATACGTTTCCCAGTGAATGTGTACTTTGGTTATGTTCATGTATGAGACTACATCAGACCTTGGTATGCTGGTTGTGCCGTATCCTGTATTTTTTATTGCTGACTGTTGACAGGATGGAATAGCAATCAGTGCCCcacatccattctttttttttttttttttttttggttctttttttcggagctggggactgaacccagggccttgcgcttcctaggtaagcgctctaccactgagctaaatccccagtcccgcCCCACATCCATTCTTAGAGACACCACGTGATGGCCCAATCCTGCTCTGTTTGACTTGAATGTCCATATATTCATAGGCCTATTTTTTTGTGTTAAAAATATCTGGTGCCACATCTTAGGGTTTAATTTAACAAACAGCCTTTTTAGAGCGTTAGTATTTCTATTTaattataaatctttaagaaagtaAGTAGTACTATGAATTAATAAAGTGATCAGGGGTGGGCACGGTAGTACACACCTTTTgtctcagcactgggaagcaggcaggaggatctcctgCAATtttggggtcagcctggtctacatagtgaattcgaGGCCATCCAGGCATGCACAGTGATATTCAGCCTCAAAATAACAATATAACAACagcaacaccaacaacaaaataataaagtgaTTACTAGATCATTGTAAATTATCTTTACATGACTCTCAGACAAGTTACACTTATCAAATTGACACGAACTTAGTAACTGATAGAATTTGGTGAAATGtggacattttttaaaagtctcccaagtgTTAAATCTGGTACATTTTGAATTATAAGTATCTCCTCGGAGATACTGACGTTGTACAGTTTCTCTATTCTGCTCAACTCCTTTCTGCCCCAAATGCCATGCTGAAGTTTACACTAAGCGTGCCTCCCACACATTAGTGTTTTAGTCTAAAGTTTTAAGACAAGCGGAGAGTCTGTTCTCCCGTCAGACTATTCTCTCATCACCATTGCTTTCAGGGAGACGTGTGTGGTCTGCATGCTGTGTGAGTTCTGTCAGCCTTAGACTCACTGTCAGTGGAAATGTACACAGGCTTTCTTCAACAACGTTGTAAGTCTGTCTCTTCTGCTATTCCTCTATTTCAGATTGTCTTAAATAAAGGTAGTTCTTAAGGAGAAGGCCTGATTATTTTAAGAGTGTGAGCATTCATTCAGAGGAGTAGGTGTGACTGCATTGGCTTTGGAGGAAATGGAACCATCAGAAGGTCAAGGGAGGCTCTGGCCTGGAGGTTGCCAGGAGTTTATACTGATAGAATGAATCCTTTCGGTCAAGTCATGAGATacactctttttttcttcaaactaCAGAGATGGGGTAGAAGGTTGACCTGTGTGACTTTAATATTGTAAGCAACACATAAAGATACAACTAAATATTTGCCATGCAGGGGAG from Rattus norvegicus strain BN/NHsdMcwi chromosome 8, GRCr8, whole genome shotgun sequence includes:
- the Pygo1 gene encoding pygopus homolog 1, yielding MSAEQDKEPIALKRVRGGDSGLDGLGGPNIQLGSPDKKKRKASTQGASFPPLSEYAPPPNPNADHLVAANPFDDSYNTISYKPLPSSNPYLSPGYPGFGGYSTFRMPPHVPPRMSSPYCGPYALRNQPHPFPQNPLGMGFNRPHAFNFGPHDNSNFGNPPYNNVLTQDINMPSQHFRQGSAENFSQIPPQNVGQVSNPDLASNFAPGNNSNFNSPLESNHSFIPPPNSFGQAKAPLPKQDFTQGAAKTTNQNSSTHPPHLNMEDPVNQSNVELKNVNRNNVVQENSRSGSAEPTNNHANGTQNKPRQPRGTADLCTTDKSRKFSLHPSRHGHSSSDPVYPCGICTNEVNDDQDAILCEASCQKWFHRICTGMTETAYGLLTAEASAVWGCDTCMADKDVQLMRTREAFGPPAVGSDA